One Meleagris gallopavo isolate NT-WF06-2002-E0010 breed Aviagen turkey brand Nicholas breeding stock chromosome 11, Turkey_5.1, whole genome shotgun sequence genomic region harbors:
- the CAPN10 gene encoding calpain-10 isoform X2 — protein sequence MLGETKQLMVRRELYTDPAFPASDASIFFDSCTPLARFRGEISWLRPQDICSTPRLFSNNLQDVQVKQGILGDCWFLCACVALQKSKYLLNKVFPPGQPSWADELYQGRFTCHVWQFGHWVEVTIDDRLPCLGGKLCFSQCQTEDLFWLPLLEKAYAKVHGSYEQLWAGQVADALVDLTGGIAERWALKDPARNTGKEKSGMVLKKEVFRRLMVLKEQCVISCSVLNSRQGASELGEFHAFIVTDMLNLSEVSGKEIILLRIRNPWGRRCWRGPWCEGGEGWSQLDPMVASELLSQIQEGEFWVDEEEFFREFDEITVGFPVNEEGQLQSLYTEKVLYHSRNLFGSWVRGQSAGGCRNNSSFPTNPKFWLRVCEKSEVCIALLQKHRKYSADWAGRIKNLTRLVDENLSLTEGMQGKKYQAVGLHVWKVEKKRFNLPKTLSAPPVVGTVCHSYDREVHVCCDLSPGYYLVVPSTFLKDAVGHFLLRVFSTGRISLSEIKPPPTDAALTEELPVGPGKSSVKITLRQHCQDSKCRAIGFHIFQVPNSSWKPNTSSFLHLEPLVSCVPHCYSQEVSRLCRLPAGSYVIIPSTYLPNTEGSFTVIIATKIDRKRIHSRETLGQVLQEVSFTTVMKK from the exons ATGCTGGGAGAGACAAAGCAGCTGATGGTGAGGAGAGAGCTGTACACGGACCCTGCCTTCCCTGCCAGCGACGCTTCCATATTCTTTGATTCCTGCACCCCGCTCGCCCGGTTCAGGGGTGAGATATCGTGGTTGAGACCTCAG GACATTTGCTCTACTCCTCGGTTATTTTCAAACAATCTGCAGGACGTGCAGGTGAAGCAAGGAATCCTGGGAGACTGTTGGTTCCTTTGTGCCTGTGTAGCTTTGCAGAAGAGTAAATACCTGCTGAATAAG GTGTTCCCTCCAGGTCAGCCCAGCTGGGCAGATGAGTTGTATCAAGGCCGTTTCACCTGCCACGTCTGGCAGTTTGGACACTGGGTGGAAGTAACCATTGATGATCGTTTGCCTTGCCTTGGTGGTAAACTCTGTTTTTCCCAGTGTCAGACAGAAGATTTGTTTTGGCTTCCTCTATTGGAAAAAGCTTATGCAAA AGTGCATGGATCTTACGagcagctgtgggcagggcagGTGGCAGATGCTTTGGTAGATCTGACTGGAGGCATTGCTGAAAGATGGGCCTTGAAAGACCCTGCAAGAAACACAGGGAAGGAGAAGTCTGGCATGGTTTTGAAGAAAGAAGTGTTTAGGAGATTAATGGTTTTGAAAGAGCAATGTGTGATAAGCTGCTCAGTCCTCAATTCCAGACAAG GTGCAAGTGAGCTAGGAGAATTTCATGCTTTTATAGTGACAGACATGTTGAATCTTTCTGAAGTGTCAGGCAAGGAAATCATCCTCCTACGAATACGAAATCCGTGGGGGAGGCGGTGCTGGAGAGGTCCTTGGTGTGAGGG TGGTGAAGGATGGAGCCAGCTGGATCCGATGGTTGCCTCTGAACTCCTCTCACAGATCCAAGAGGGAGAATTCTGGGTTGATGAAGAGGAATTTTTCAGAGAATTTGATGAGATTACTGTGGGCTTTCCAGTGAATGAGGAAGGACAGCTGCAGAGCCTCTATACAG AGAAAGTGCTGTATCACTCTCGGAATCTTTTTGGATCCTGGGTGAGAGGCCAGTCTGCAGGTGGCTGCCGTAACAACAGCAGCTTCCCTACCAACCCTAAGTTCTGGCTGAGAGTCTGTGAGAAGAGCGAGGTGTGCATtgctctgctgcagaaacacagaaaatacagtgcTGACTGGGCTGGAAGAATTAAAAATCTGACTCGCTTAGTAGATGAAAATCTGTCTTTGACTGAAGGCATGCAGGGGAAGAAATATCAGGCTGTGGGATTGCATGTCTGGAAG GTGGAGAAGAAACGATTTAACCTTCCAAAGAccctctctgctcctccagTTGTAGGTACCGTCTGCCATTCCTATGACAGAGAAGTGCATGTATGCTGCGACCTTTCTCCTGGGTACTACCTTGTTGTTCCCAGCACTTTCCTGAAAGATGCTGTAGGGCATTTCTTGCTTCGTGTATTTTCTACGGGAAGAATCTCTCTCAG TGAGATAAAACCACCACCcacagatgctgctcttactgAAGAACTCCCAGTAG GACCAGGAAAAAGCAGTGTGAAAATCACCCTCCGTCAGCACTGCCAGGACAGCAAGTGTCGTGCAATAGGTTTTCATATCTTCCAG gtaCCTAACAGCAGTTGGAAGCCAAATACTTCCTCTTTTCTGCACTTGGAGCCACTGGTGAGCTGTGTACCTCACTGCTATTCACAGGAAGTAAGCAGACTGTGCAGGCTCCCTGCTGGAAGTTATGTAATTATACCATCTACGTACCTGCCCAACACAGAAGGCAGTTTTACAGTGATCATAGCAACCAAAATAGACAG GAAACGCATTCACAGCAGAGAGACACTGGGACAAGTATTGCAAGAA GTTTCATTTACAACTGTGATGAAAAAGTGA
- the CAPN10 gene encoding calpain-10 isoform X1 produces MLGETKQLMVRRELYTDPAFPASDASIFFDSCTPLARFRGEISWLRPQDICSTPRLFSNNLQDVQVKQGILGDCWFLCACVALQKSKYLLNKVFPPGQPSWADELYQGRFTCHVWQFGHWVEVTIDDRLPCLGGKLCFSQCQTEDLFWLPLLEKAYAKVHGSYEQLWAGQVADALVDLTGGIAERWALKDPARNTGKEKSGMVLKKEVFRRLMVLKEQCVISCSVLNSRQGASELGEFHAFIVTDMLNLSEVSGKEIILLRIRNPWGRRCWRGPWCEGGEGWSQLDPMVASELLSQIQEGEFWVDEEEFFREFDEITVGFPVNEEGQLQSLYTEKVLYHSRNLFGSWVRGQSAGGCRNNSSFPTNPKFWLRVCEKSEVCIALLQKHRKYSADWAGRIKNLTRLVDENLSLTEGMQGKKYQAVGLHVWKVEKKRFNLPKTLSAPPVVGTVCHSYDREVHVCCDLSPGYYLVVPSTFLKDAVGHFLLRVFSTGRISLSEIKPPPTDAALTEELPVGEWETLQLEGCWKNGQSAGGSRNFPSFHINPCFPLSIPAGPGKSSVKITLRQHCQDSKCRAIGFHIFQVPNSSWKPNTSSFLHLEPLVSCVPHCYSQEVSRLCRLPAGSYVIIPSTYLPNTEGSFTVIIATKIDRKRIHSRETLGQVLQEVSFTTVMKK; encoded by the exons ATGCTGGGAGAGACAAAGCAGCTGATGGTGAGGAGAGAGCTGTACACGGACCCTGCCTTCCCTGCCAGCGACGCTTCCATATTCTTTGATTCCTGCACCCCGCTCGCCCGGTTCAGGGGTGAGATATCGTGGTTGAGACCTCAG GACATTTGCTCTACTCCTCGGTTATTTTCAAACAATCTGCAGGACGTGCAGGTGAAGCAAGGAATCCTGGGAGACTGTTGGTTCCTTTGTGCCTGTGTAGCTTTGCAGAAGAGTAAATACCTGCTGAATAAG GTGTTCCCTCCAGGTCAGCCCAGCTGGGCAGATGAGTTGTATCAAGGCCGTTTCACCTGCCACGTCTGGCAGTTTGGACACTGGGTGGAAGTAACCATTGATGATCGTTTGCCTTGCCTTGGTGGTAAACTCTGTTTTTCCCAGTGTCAGACAGAAGATTTGTTTTGGCTTCCTCTATTGGAAAAAGCTTATGCAAA AGTGCATGGATCTTACGagcagctgtgggcagggcagGTGGCAGATGCTTTGGTAGATCTGACTGGAGGCATTGCTGAAAGATGGGCCTTGAAAGACCCTGCAAGAAACACAGGGAAGGAGAAGTCTGGCATGGTTTTGAAGAAAGAAGTGTTTAGGAGATTAATGGTTTTGAAAGAGCAATGTGTGATAAGCTGCTCAGTCCTCAATTCCAGACAAG GTGCAAGTGAGCTAGGAGAATTTCATGCTTTTATAGTGACAGACATGTTGAATCTTTCTGAAGTGTCAGGCAAGGAAATCATCCTCCTACGAATACGAAATCCGTGGGGGAGGCGGTGCTGGAGAGGTCCTTGGTGTGAGGG TGGTGAAGGATGGAGCCAGCTGGATCCGATGGTTGCCTCTGAACTCCTCTCACAGATCCAAGAGGGAGAATTCTGGGTTGATGAAGAGGAATTTTTCAGAGAATTTGATGAGATTACTGTGGGCTTTCCAGTGAATGAGGAAGGACAGCTGCAGAGCCTCTATACAG AGAAAGTGCTGTATCACTCTCGGAATCTTTTTGGATCCTGGGTGAGAGGCCAGTCTGCAGGTGGCTGCCGTAACAACAGCAGCTTCCCTACCAACCCTAAGTTCTGGCTGAGAGTCTGTGAGAAGAGCGAGGTGTGCATtgctctgctgcagaaacacagaaaatacagtgcTGACTGGGCTGGAAGAATTAAAAATCTGACTCGCTTAGTAGATGAAAATCTGTCTTTGACTGAAGGCATGCAGGGGAAGAAATATCAGGCTGTGGGATTGCATGTCTGGAAG GTGGAGAAGAAACGATTTAACCTTCCAAAGAccctctctgctcctccagTTGTAGGTACCGTCTGCCATTCCTATGACAGAGAAGTGCATGTATGCTGCGACCTTTCTCCTGGGTACTACCTTGTTGTTCCCAGCACTTTCCTGAAAGATGCTGTAGGGCATTTCTTGCTTCGTGTATTTTCTACGGGAAGAATCTCTCTCAG TGAGATAAAACCACCACCcacagatgctgctcttactgAAGAACTCCCAGTAGGTGAATGGGAAACGCTGCAGCTGGAAGGATGCTGGAAAAATGGGCAAagtgctggaggcagcaggaaCTTCCCCTCCTTCCATATCAATCCCTGCTTTCCCCTCTCCATTCCTGCAGGACCAGGAAAAAGCAGTGTGAAAATCACCCTCCGTCAGCACTGCCAGGACAGCAAGTGTCGTGCAATAGGTTTTCATATCTTCCAG gtaCCTAACAGCAGTTGGAAGCCAAATACTTCCTCTTTTCTGCACTTGGAGCCACTGGTGAGCTGTGTACCTCACTGCTATTCACAGGAAGTAAGCAGACTGTGCAGGCTCCCTGCTGGAAGTTATGTAATTATACCATCTACGTACCTGCCCAACACAGAAGGCAGTTTTACAGTGATCATAGCAACCAAAATAGACAG GAAACGCATTCACAGCAGAGAGACACTGGGACAAGTATTGCAAGAA GTTTCATTTACAACTGTGATGAAAAAGTGA
- the CAPN10 gene encoding calpain-10 isoform X3 has protein sequence MLGETKQLMVRRELYTDPAFPASDASIFFDSCTPLARFRGEISWLRPQDICSTPRLFSNNLQDVQVKQGILGDCWFLCACVALQKSKYLLNKVFPPGQPSWADELYQGRFTCHVWQFGHWVEVTIDDRLPCLGGKLCFSQCQTEDLFWLPLLEKAYAKVHGSYEQLWAGQVADALVDLTGGIAERWALKDPARNTGKEKSGMVLKKEVFRRLMVLKEQCVISCSVLNSRQGASELGEFHAFIVTDMLNLSEVSGKEIILLRIRNPWGRRCWRGPWCEGGEGWSQLDPMVASELLSQIQEGEFWVDEEEFFREFDEITVGFPVNEEGQLQSLYTVVGTVCHSYDREVHVCCDLSPGYYLVVPSTFLKDAVGHFLLRVFSTGRISLSEIKPPPTDAALTEELPVGEWETLQLEGCWKNGQSAGGSRNFPSFHINPCFPLSIPAGPGKSSVKITLRQHCQDSKCRAIGFHIFQVPNSSWKPNTSSFLHLEPLVSCVPHCYSQEVSRLCRLPAGSYVIIPSTYLPNTEGSFTVIIATKIDRKRIHSRETLGQVLQEVSFTTVMKK, from the exons ATGCTGGGAGAGACAAAGCAGCTGATGGTGAGGAGAGAGCTGTACACGGACCCTGCCTTCCCTGCCAGCGACGCTTCCATATTCTTTGATTCCTGCACCCCGCTCGCCCGGTTCAGGGGTGAGATATCGTGGTTGAGACCTCAG GACATTTGCTCTACTCCTCGGTTATTTTCAAACAATCTGCAGGACGTGCAGGTGAAGCAAGGAATCCTGGGAGACTGTTGGTTCCTTTGTGCCTGTGTAGCTTTGCAGAAGAGTAAATACCTGCTGAATAAG GTGTTCCCTCCAGGTCAGCCCAGCTGGGCAGATGAGTTGTATCAAGGCCGTTTCACCTGCCACGTCTGGCAGTTTGGACACTGGGTGGAAGTAACCATTGATGATCGTTTGCCTTGCCTTGGTGGTAAACTCTGTTTTTCCCAGTGTCAGACAGAAGATTTGTTTTGGCTTCCTCTATTGGAAAAAGCTTATGCAAA AGTGCATGGATCTTACGagcagctgtgggcagggcagGTGGCAGATGCTTTGGTAGATCTGACTGGAGGCATTGCTGAAAGATGGGCCTTGAAAGACCCTGCAAGAAACACAGGGAAGGAGAAGTCTGGCATGGTTTTGAAGAAAGAAGTGTTTAGGAGATTAATGGTTTTGAAAGAGCAATGTGTGATAAGCTGCTCAGTCCTCAATTCCAGACAAG GTGCAAGTGAGCTAGGAGAATTTCATGCTTTTATAGTGACAGACATGTTGAATCTTTCTGAAGTGTCAGGCAAGGAAATCATCCTCCTACGAATACGAAATCCGTGGGGGAGGCGGTGCTGGAGAGGTCCTTGGTGTGAGGG TGGTGAAGGATGGAGCCAGCTGGATCCGATGGTTGCCTCTGAACTCCTCTCACAGATCCAAGAGGGAGAATTCTGGGTTGATGAAGAGGAATTTTTCAGAGAATTTGATGAGATTACTGTGGGCTTTCCAGTGAATGAGGAAGGACAGCTGCAGAGCCTCTATACAG TTGTAGGTACCGTCTGCCATTCCTATGACAGAGAAGTGCATGTATGCTGCGACCTTTCTCCTGGGTACTACCTTGTTGTTCCCAGCACTTTCCTGAAAGATGCTGTAGGGCATTTCTTGCTTCGTGTATTTTCTACGGGAAGAATCTCTCTCAG TGAGATAAAACCACCACCcacagatgctgctcttactgAAGAACTCCCAGTAGGTGAATGGGAAACGCTGCAGCTGGAAGGATGCTGGAAAAATGGGCAAagtgctggaggcagcaggaaCTTCCCCTCCTTCCATATCAATCCCTGCTTTCCCCTCTCCATTCCTGCAGGACCAGGAAAAAGCAGTGTGAAAATCACCCTCCGTCAGCACTGCCAGGACAGCAAGTGTCGTGCAATAGGTTTTCATATCTTCCAG gtaCCTAACAGCAGTTGGAAGCCAAATACTTCCTCTTTTCTGCACTTGGAGCCACTGGTGAGCTGTGTACCTCACTGCTATTCACAGGAAGTAAGCAGACTGTGCAGGCTCCCTGCTGGAAGTTATGTAATTATACCATCTACGTACCTGCCCAACACAGAAGGCAGTTTTACAGTGATCATAGCAACCAAAATAGACAG GAAACGCATTCACAGCAGAGAGACACTGGGACAAGTATTGCAAGAA GTTTCATTTACAACTGTGATGAAAAAGTGA
- the RNPEPL1 gene encoding LOW QUALITY PROTEIN: aminopeptidase RNPEPL1 (The sequence of the model RefSeq protein was modified relative to this genomic sequence to represent the inferred CDS: deleted 1 base in 1 codon): HPPADGPAIWWLDPELTYGNAKPFVFTQGHSVCNRSFFPCFDTPAVKCTYSATVKAPAGMQVLMSATQSTFLEDKEVYQFYMEYPVPAYLVALVAGDLIHADIGPRSRVWAEPCLLPTAISKLSGMVERWLTAAESLYGPYIWGRYDIVFLPPSFPIVAMENPCLTFIISSILESDEFLIIDVIHEVAHSWFGNAVTNATWEEMWLSEGLATYAQRRITTETYGAAFTCLETAFRLDALHRQMKLLGEDNPVSKLQVKLEPGVNPSNLMNLFTYEKGYCFVYYLSQLCGDPGRFDSFLRAYIEKYKFTSVVAQDLLDSFLNFFPDLKEQCVESKAGLEFERWLNATGPPLAEPDLSQGSSLTRPVETLFKLWTTEPLDFDAAASSADLTKWRTFQTVLFLDRLLDGSPLRHEVIKRLSECYSSQLDSMNAEIRIRWLQIVVRNDYYPDLYKVRRFLENQMSRMYTIPLYEDLCTGTLKSFALEIFYQTQNQLHPNLRKTIQQILSQGLNPLPAIDTTAGTADTPAMVLEDKVSEATNGAISLRDVNVSA, from the exons ATCTGGTGGCTGGACCCAGAACTGACGTACGGGAACGCCAAGCCGTTTGTCTTCACGCAGGGCCACTCGGTGTGCAACCGCTCCTTCTTCCCCTGCTTTGACACACCAGCAGTGAAATGCACCTATTCAGCCACCGTCAAG GCTCCAGCAGGCATGCAGGTGTTGATGAGCGCCACTCAAAGCACCTTCTTAGAAGACAAAGAAGTGTATCAGTTCTACATGGAATATCCAGTTCCTGCCTACCTCGTGGCCctggtggcaggagaccttATACATGCAGACATAGGTCCAAG GAGCAGAGTGTGGGCAGAGCCTTGCCTGCTGCCAACCGCCATCAGCAAGCTTTCTGGCATGGTCGAGCGCTGGTTGACTGCTGCAGAGAGCCTGTATGGCCCATATATTTGGGGAAG ATACgacattgtttttcttcctccatcctTCCCTATTGTTGCCATGGAAAACCCATGCCTGACTTTCATCATTTCTTCCATTCTGGAGAGCGATGAG TTTTTAATCATTGATGTCATTCATGAAGTTGCCCACAGCTGGTTTGGAAACGCGGTCACCAACGCTACGTGGGAGGAGATGTGGCTGAGCGAGGGGCTGGCCACGTACGCGCAGCGCCGGATCACCACTGAGACCTATG GAGCTGCTTTCACGTGCTTGGAGACCGCGTTCCGCCTCGATGCTCTCCACAGACAGATGAAGCTCCTTGGAGAAGACAACCCGGTCAGCAAGCTTCAGGTTAAACTGGAGCCAG GTGTAAATCCTAGTAATTTAATGAACCTCTTCACCTATGAGAAAGGCTACTGCTTTGTTTACTACCTGTCCCAGCTGTGTGGTGACCCAGGACGCTTTGACTCCTTCCTCAGA GCCTACATTGAGAAGTACAAATTTACCAGTGTCGTGGCTCAAGATCTTCTGGATTCCTTCctgaatttttttccagatttgaaGGAGCAATGTGTTGAGAGCAAAGCAG GACTGGAGTTTGAACGTTGGCTCAATGCTACAGGACCTCCGTTAGCTGAGCCAGATTTATCTCAGGGATCCAGCCTGACCAGACCGGTGGAGACGCTCTTCAAACTCTGGACCACTGAGCCTCTGGATTTtgatgctgctgccagcagtgctgaccTCACTAAATGGAGAACGTTCCAAACTGTGCTCTTCTTGGACAGATTGCTGGATGGGTCACCACTGCGCCACG AGGTGATAAAAAGGCTTTCGGAATGTTACTCCTCTCAGCTGGACTCCATGAACGCAGAAATCCGCATCCGCTGGTTGCAGATTGTAGTCCGCAATGACTATTACCCAGACCTTTACAAAGTCCGTCGCTTCTTGGAAAACCAG ATGTCTCGGATGTACACAATTCCACTTTATGAGGACCTTTGCACTGGCACGCTCAAGTCTTTTGCCTTAGAAATTTTTTACCAGACCCAAAACCAGCTGCACCCCAACTTGCGGAAAACCATCCAACAGATTTTATCACAGGGCTTAAATCCACTTCCTGCCATAGACACTACAGCAGGCACTGCAGACACACCAGCAATGGTGCTCGAGGACAAAGTCTCAGAGGCCACAAACGGTGCCATTTCACTCAGGGATGTTAACGTGTCTGCTTAG